The following coding sequences lie in one uncultured Mailhella sp. genomic window:
- a CDS encoding urease accessory protein UreD — protein sequence MREISCVDTGAPAPDCSSFQAARQALADMDRSAAELDPYRDEPPQMKSGSVGKLGYLRLDFRRDENLGRTVLADLDRRAPMIAQKALYWEESQPDMACVITITSTGCVVQGDRMALDVHARRNSRALVTTQSATKVHVMDHNHACQLQRFHLEEGSWLEYVPDPLILHRHSRYVQDTWVTLPESACFLYGEMLVPGRRWHHREELFGFDLYSAGFHVCRSDDEAPLFEERLVLEPDGTNFCSAAVMDGFEVFGSMFALVPETLADALVRDAGAAVTDDLAWGALRLPEHAGAAFRVLGHGVESVRRKMREFHSLVRERALGRPLPPDFLWR from the coding sequence ATGCGTGAGATAAGCTGCGTCGATACCGGCGCGCCTGCGCCCGACTGTTCGAGCTTTCAGGCGGCGCGGCAGGCGCTTGCGGACATGGATCGCAGCGCGGCGGAGCTTGATCCGTACCGCGACGAGCCGCCGCAGATGAAGAGCGGCTCCGTGGGCAAGCTGGGCTATCTGCGTCTGGACTTTCGCCGCGACGAGAATCTCGGCCGCACCGTGCTGGCCGATCTGGACCGCCGCGCGCCCATGATCGCACAGAAGGCGCTGTACTGGGAGGAGTCGCAGCCGGACATGGCCTGCGTGATCACCATCACGTCCACGGGCTGCGTGGTGCAGGGCGACCGCATGGCGCTGGATGTTCACGCGCGCCGAAACTCACGCGCGCTCGTGACCACGCAGAGCGCCACGAAGGTTCACGTCATGGATCACAATCACGCCTGCCAGCTTCAGCGTTTCCATCTGGAGGAAGGGAGCTGGCTGGAATACGTGCCCGATCCGCTCATTCTTCACCGCCATTCGCGCTATGTGCAGGATACCTGGGTCACGCTGCCGGAATCGGCCTGCTTTCTCTACGGGGAAATGCTGGTTCCGGGCAGGCGCTGGCATCACCGGGAGGAGCTTTTCGGCTTTGATCTCTACTCGGCGGGCTTTCACGTCTGCCGCAGCGACGACGAGGCTCCGCTTTTCGAGGAGCGTCTCGTGCTGGAGCCGGACGGAACGAACTTCTGCAGCGCCGCGGTCATGGACGGTTTCGAGGTGTTCGGAAGCATGTTTGCGCTGGTTCCCGAAACGCTTGCGGACGCTCTTGTGCGCGACGCCGGCGCGGCCGTGACCGACGATCTTGCCTGGGGCGCGCTTCGTCTGCCGGAACACGCCGGAGCGGCGTTCAGGGTGCTCGGGCACGGCGTGGAGAGCGTGCGCAGGAAAATGAGGGAATTCCATTCGCTGGTGCGGGAAAGGGCGCTCGGCAGGCCGCTGCCGCCCGACTTTCTCTGGCGCTGA
- the ureG gene encoding urease accessory protein UreG, which produces MKKITRIGVGGPVGSGKTAVIEAVVPVLMKRGVRPLIITNDVVTTEDAKHVQRELAGVLDAERIVGVETGACPHTAIREDPSMNLAAVEELERRFPDSDVVFIESGGDNLTLTFSPALADFFIYVIDVAAGDKIPRKSGPGVCHSDILVINKEDLAPYVGASLEVMDRDSRLMRGDRPFIFTNCMTGHNIDVLADWIMRDALFDLPDRPAQETSGAANEAAHA; this is translated from the coding sequence ATGAAAAAAATTACCCGTATCGGCGTCGGCGGCCCGGTGGGCTCGGGCAAGACGGCCGTCATCGAGGCCGTGGTGCCCGTGCTCATGAAGCGCGGCGTGCGCCCGCTCATCATCACCAACGACGTGGTGACCACCGAAGACGCCAAGCACGTGCAGCGCGAACTTGCCGGAGTGCTCGACGCCGAACGCATCGTGGGCGTGGAAACGGGCGCCTGCCCGCACACCGCCATCCGCGAGGATCCCAGCATGAACCTCGCCGCCGTGGAGGAGCTGGAGAGACGCTTTCCCGACAGCGATGTGGTGTTCATCGAAAGCGGCGGCGACAATCTTACGCTGACGTTCAGTCCGGCGCTGGCCGACTTCTTCATCTACGTCATCGACGTGGCCGCCGGGGACAAGATTCCGCGCAAGAGCGGCCCGGGCGTGTGCCATTCCGACATTCTGGTCATCAACAAGGAAGACCTTGCGCCGTACGTGGGCGCGAGTCTGGAAGTCATGGACCGCGATTCCCGCCTCATGCGCGGCGATCGTCCCTTCATCTTCACGAACTGCATGACCGGTCACAACATCGACGTGCTGGCCGACTGGATCATGCGCGACGCTCTCTTCGATCTGCCGGACCGTCCGGCGCAGGAGACGTCCGGCGCGGCGAACGAGGCGGCCCATGCGTGA
- a CDS encoding urease accessory UreF family protein: MSAVDILSLVHLMQFGDSMLPTGAFAFSGALEAAAQTGVVRDARTLQQYVVSALRQASTGDAVGLAFALRALCDDAASAGAPVSDAALARLGVIDLALYRRKLPEEFRDMMTKTGLKLAQLGAETTKSPLLSRWLSRITTGCTPGSYPVSLAALFAATAFADAPLRGADGAETQAVLEEGLTVYFYGVAMGLLNAALRLMRVTHLETQAVLYRSSELFEPLCARALATPLDRMTGYAPMTEILSAVHAGARVRLFMS; the protein is encoded by the coding sequence TGCATCTCATGCAGTTCGGCGACTCCATGCTGCCCACGGGCGCGTTTGCCTTTTCCGGGGCTCTGGAGGCGGCGGCGCAGACGGGCGTGGTGCGCGACGCGCGCACGCTTCAGCAGTACGTGGTGTCGGCGCTCAGACAGGCGTCCACGGGCGACGCGGTGGGCCTCGCCTTTGCCCTGCGCGCGCTGTGCGACGACGCGGCAAGCGCGGGAGCGCCGGTAAGCGACGCCGCTCTGGCGAGGCTCGGCGTGATCGACCTTGCCCTGTACCGCCGCAAGCTGCCCGAGGAATTCAGGGACATGATGACGAAAACAGGGCTCAAGCTGGCCCAGCTCGGCGCGGAAACCACGAAGTCGCCGCTGCTTTCGCGCTGGCTTTCCCGGATAACCACGGGCTGCACGCCCGGTTCCTACCCCGTGTCGCTGGCGGCGCTCTTTGCCGCCACGGCCTTTGCCGACGCGCCCCTGCGCGGTGCGGACGGCGCGGAAACGCAGGCCGTGCTTGAGGAAGGGCTCACCGTTTATTTCTACGGCGTGGCCATGGGACTGCTGAACGCGGCGCTGCGCCTCATGCGCGTGACGCATCTGGAAACGCAGGCCGTGCTGTACCGCAGTTCGGAGCTGTTCGAACCGCTGTGCGCGCGGGCGCTGGCCACCCCGCTTGACCGCATGACGGGCTATGCCCCCATGACGGAAATTCTTTCCGCCGTCCATGCCGGGGCGCGGGTTCGTCTTTTTATGAGCTGA